The genomic interval CATCGCCGCTTCCAGTGTCTCCATCACCGTCTCTGCCGGTAGACTGAAGCGTTCGGTTATTTCGTTAAATGCAAGCGAAAATTCACTTTTCATCGATCGCTTTTCCTCACCAGGTACCCTATTACGCAGAAAAAGTGGGCTCCACCCACTTTTACACGTAACTTCTCGATTTGGAACCCTGCGTTTAAGATTGTAGCATAGAGATATATACACTGCAAGTAATTGGAATTTATTCATTGCCGTGCGGTCTCAGCACTCTTCTGCGCGGTGTTTGCCCGAGGATCTCGACAAGTCACGGCTTTCACGACAGACATCTATAACGACCGGATTCTTCCTTCGACGAACGTTTGAATTGACGCTGGCCGCGCCTCCCTTTATCATACCTGCGTGAACGCAACCCCCGATGAGGTGAAACATGGAAGTTGGATTGGTAAAGAGAATCGACATAGACAATGAAATGCAGCAATCCTATCTGGATTACGCCATGAGCGTGATCGTCTCGCGCGCACTTCCCGATGCGCGCGATGGATTGAAACCCGTTCACCGCCGCATTCTTTATGCAATGCACGCCATGGGTATCCGGCCGGATTCAGATTTCAAGAAATCCGCCCGCATCGTCGGTGAGGTACTGGGGAAATTCCACCCGCACGGAGACATGGCTGTATACGATGCCATGGCACGCATGGCGCAGGTATTTTCGATGCGCTACCCACTCGTAGCGGGCCAGGGAAATTTCGGTTCCATGGACGGAGACCCACCGGCCGCCATGCGCTACACCGAGGCGAGACTGACGCCGCTGTCCATGGAAATGATGTCCGACATCGAGAAAGAAACGGTCTCGTTCGTAGAAAACTTCGACGGCTCGATGGAAGAACCCACCGTTATTCCCGCCGGATTCCCGAACCTGCTCGTGAACGGTGCGACCGGAATCGCCGTCGGCATGTCCACCTCCATTCCACCGCACAACATGAGCGAAGTCTGCGACGCCTTGATCTACATGCTCGAGAATTGGTCGTCCATGGACTCGATCAGCCTGGACGACATCATGAAGTTCATCAAGGGTCCGGATTTCCCCACCGGCGGCATCATCCTGCACGGCGGCAAGGGACAGGATCTTGCGGCAGCGTACGCCAGCGGTCGCGGCAAGATCAAACTACAGGCGAGGGCCCACATCGAGGAAATGAGCCGCGGCCGCTCCCGCATCATCGTCACGGAATTGCCTTATCAGACCAACAAGGCCAACCTGATCGAACGCATTGCCGATTTGGCCAGGACCAGTCATCTCGAGGGCCTGGCCGACCTTAGGGATGAATCCGACCGCCAGGGATTGCGCATCGTTCTCGAGCTGACGAAAAACGCCGATCCGCAGAAGTTGCTGCAGGAACTCTACAAGCGCACGCCGATGCAATACACCTTCAGCGTGATCATGCTCGCCCTGGTGGACGATGAGCCCCGGCTGCTCGGCCTGAAACAGGCGCTGCGCGTGTATCTCGAACACCGCATCGAAATCATCCGCAAACGAAGCGAGTACGATCTCGCACGTGCGCGAGAACGCGAGCACATTCTGGCCGGCTTGCGCATCGCAATCCAGAACCTGGATGAAGTCATCCAGATGATCCGCAGCTCGAAAGACGCCGCACAGGCGAAGAACCGGCTGATGAAGAATCTCAAGCTGAGCGACATTCAGGCGACGGCCATCCTCGACATGCCGTTGAGACGCTTATCCAGTTTGGAGCGCAAGAAGATCGAAAATGAATACAAGAAAGTGGTCGCCACGATCAATAAATTGGAAGGGCTGCTTCGCTCGCCCAAGAAGATGCGCAGCTTGATCGCCGAGGAGGTCACGCAAATTCGAACGACGTACGGCGACCGCCGGCGCACGCAGATCGTCGAGACCGGCAGCGGAAAGGGAAAACGCAAGGTTCTCACGGCTGGCGATCTCGCGCCCGCCAAGGAAACGTGGGTCGTGATCCGCCGCGACGGTTTGATCTCACGCTCCCCGACGGCGCGGCTGCCCCGCCTGGCCAGCCGGAAGGCTCCCGGACTGGTGCTCGGCGCCAGCGTGCGCGACACGCTCTACCTCTTCAACAAGGAGGGACAGGCCGTCGCCCTTCCCGTTCATACCGTTCCCGAGTGTGACAAGCCCGAAGACGGTTCGGCCGTCGCCGGAATTTCTCCCTTCACACCCGACGACGAGGTCGTCGCAGGTCTGGCGTTATCTCCGGAATGGGTGGGACGGGAAAACAGGGGCTGCTTCCTGCTCCTTTGCACGCAGCAAGGTATGGTTAAAAAAGCAGATCTGGAAATCCTGCCCGGACCCTCTTCGCGCGCGTTCCAGGCCATTCGCGTCGCCGAGAACGATCGCCTCGGCTGGGTGTGCCTGACGTGCGGCGGAGACGATGTGTGCATCGTCAACAGCGCAGGCATGGCGATACGTTTCTCCGAATCCGAAGTGCGCCCGACCGGGCTCGCTGCGGCCGGAGTCATGGGCATACGGATGGGGGACACAGATTGCGTAGTGGGGTTCGGTGTCGTGCGGCCCAAGAGGGAGCTCTTCCTGATCAGCGAGGACGGACAAGCCAAACGAAGCGCATTGAGCCAATTCCCCAGCCAGGGACGTTACGGAAAGGGTGTGCTTGCCTGGAAGTCCGCAGAATCGATCCAGCTCATCGGCGCCGCCATCGGCACGCCCGGCGATCGTCTCGTCGTCCACCGCGCCCGCGGGGCAAGCCGCTCGCTGCGCTTCTCCGATGCGCCCCGCAAAGCACGCACGGCGAGCGGGAAACCCATCCTGGACTTGAAAGAGGGAAACCGGCTCGTCCTATTGACGATGGTGCTTCCAAGACCGGATATGGAGGTCAAATCCGAACCGAAGAAATCAAATGCTGCAAAGAAAAAGAAGTAAACCGCAGCGAAATACACCGACGCTGGCAGATCGACCCGAGTTGGCCGCCTCGCGCCTCTCGTCGATCGGGAATGGAAGCAACCGCCTTTATTGCGGCACTTCGTAGTAGATGCGAGTATCCGCGGAGGAGTACTCACTGGCGACGACGACCTTCGAGCCCTTGGTGAGTGTTCCCTGATACGGGGCATCGCCGTACGCAGCCAGCCAGCCGTCGAGCACAAACGGAATCACCCCGGCGGCGGCGATCCACTCGCCATTGTAACGGCGGGCAAGGTGCACGTGCGTTCCAGTGGCCTCGCCGCCTTCACAGGATGGATGTCCGAGAACATCGCCTTTTTGTACCCCTTCGCCCGCGGCAATGCGATCGTCCGTCGCCACGTGAAAGAAGAACAGCACCCAACCGGTCCGTTCGTCGCCATCCCCATCCAGGTCGAGCACCACGGCGGCCTCAGCGCTGCGTGAAATCATGCCGCCAGCCGGCGCCACGATCCATTCCGCGGAAGAGATACAGCCGCTTTCTTCGGAAGGAGGCCCGAAGTCCAGGGCGCCCAGCGGAAGGGCTCTGCCCCACGAGTAGTGTGGGCCCGCCGTGAAATCCCAGACGCGGTCCGTTGCAAAGGGAAGCGTCAGTTCCGGCTGCTGCAGATTGGCAGGGATGAAGTCTTCTTGCAGGTCGAATGGATTCCCCCAGAGGGAGACATACGTTTGATAGAAACCGTCCGGACTGACGGCCCGGTCGAAATCCTCCTGCCCGTACAGGCTGGCGAAGACGTACTGCACGGCAACCGTACCGGCGTTGAGCCAGGGATCGGGCCGCACGAGCAAACCGTCCG from Anaerolineales bacterium carries:
- a CDS encoding LysM domain-containing protein, with protein sequence MNLRSTCILMACAAIFVVTGACSSVPFSTPDVPASASPTVQSGPTPLPVRTRHAPGEVFDYVAQNGDNLPALAAHFNTSVEEILAENPDLPSGVTTLPPGYPMRIPAYYQPLLGSPFQILPDSEIVNGPTAVGFDVSGEIRQRPGFLAGLSDYAYSKQREAWDVVEVVARNYSVNPRLLLALLEYQTQAMTQPFPSGDDARFPLGYQNPRFPGLFGQLIWVAEEINDGYYGWREGSLRELELTDGLLVRPDPWLNAGTVAVQYVFASLYGQEDFDRAVSPDGFYQTYVSLWGNPFDLQEDFIPANLQQPELTLPFATDRVWDFTAGPHYSWGRALPLGALDFGPPSEESGCISSAEWIVAPAGGMISRSAEAAVVLDLDGDGDERTGWVLFFFHVATDDRIAAGEGVQKGDVLGHPSCEGGEATGTHVHLARRYNGEWIAAAGVIPFVLDGWLAAYGDAPYQGTLTKGSKVVVASEYSSADTRIYYEVPQ
- a CDS encoding DNA topoisomerase 4 subunit A translates to MEVGLVKRIDIDNEMQQSYLDYAMSVIVSRALPDARDGLKPVHRRILYAMHAMGIRPDSDFKKSARIVGEVLGKFHPHGDMAVYDAMARMAQVFSMRYPLVAGQGNFGSMDGDPPAAMRYTEARLTPLSMEMMSDIEKETVSFVENFDGSMEEPTVIPAGFPNLLVNGATGIAVGMSTSIPPHNMSEVCDALIYMLENWSSMDSISLDDIMKFIKGPDFPTGGIILHGGKGQDLAAAYASGRGKIKLQARAHIEEMSRGRSRIIVTELPYQTNKANLIERIADLARTSHLEGLADLRDESDRQGLRIVLELTKNADPQKLLQELYKRTPMQYTFSVIMLALVDDEPRLLGLKQALRVYLEHRIEIIRKRSEYDLARAREREHILAGLRIAIQNLDEVIQMIRSSKDAAQAKNRLMKNLKLSDIQATAILDMPLRRLSSLERKKIENEYKKVVATINKLEGLLRSPKKMRSLIAEEVTQIRTTYGDRRRTQIVETGSGKGKRKVLTAGDLAPAKETWVVIRRDGLISRSPTARLPRLASRKAPGLVLGASVRDTLYLFNKEGQAVALPVHTVPECDKPEDGSAVAGISPFTPDDEVVAGLALSPEWVGRENRGCFLLLCTQQGMVKKADLEILPGPSSRAFQAIRVAENDRLGWVCLTCGGDDVCIVNSAGMAIRFSESEVRPTGLAAAGVMGIRMGDTDCVVGFGVVRPKRELFLISEDGQAKRSALSQFPSQGRYGKGVLAWKSAESIQLIGAAIGTPGDRLVVHRARGASRSLRFSDAPRKARTASGKPILDLKEGNRLVLLTMVLPRPDMEVKSEPKKSNAAKKKK